From a single Leclercia sp. AS011 genomic region:
- the galK gene encoding galactokinase, whose translation MSLKDKTHALFAEKFGYPATHAIQAPGRVNLIGEHTDYNDGFVLPCAIDYQTVISCAKRDDRKVRVLAADYDNQIDEFSLDAPVVQHDSQQWSNYVRGVVKHLQKRNKNFGGADLVISGNVPQGAGLSSSASLEVAVGTVFQQLYHLPLDGAQIALNGQEAENQFVGCNCGIMDQLISALGKKGHALLIDCRSLGTKAVSLPKGAAVIIINSNFKRTLVGSEYNTRREQCETGARFFQQSALRDVSLTEFNKVAHELDPVVAKRVRHVLTENARTVEAATALEKGDLRRMGELMAESHASMRDDFEITVPQIDTLVEIVKAAIGQQGGVRMTGGGFGGCVVALVPEALVPVVQQAVEQQYEAKTGIKETFYVCNASQGAGQC comes from the coding sequence ATGAGTCTGAAAGATAAAACCCACGCCCTGTTTGCTGAAAAGTTCGGCTACCCTGCCACTCACGCTATTCAGGCTCCAGGCCGCGTTAACCTGATCGGCGAGCACACCGATTATAACGATGGTTTCGTCCTGCCCTGCGCCATTGATTACCAGACGGTGATCAGCTGCGCGAAACGCGACGACCGCAAAGTGCGCGTACTGGCGGCCGATTACGACAACCAGATCGACGAGTTTTCGCTGGATGCGCCTGTGGTTCAGCACGACAGCCAGCAGTGGTCGAACTACGTTCGCGGCGTGGTGAAACACCTGCAGAAGCGCAATAAAAACTTCGGCGGCGCGGATCTGGTGATCAGCGGCAACGTGCCGCAGGGCGCAGGGCTGAGCTCCTCCGCCTCGCTGGAAGTGGCGGTCGGTACCGTCTTCCAGCAGCTGTATCATCTGCCGTTGGACGGCGCGCAGATCGCTCTTAACGGCCAGGAAGCGGAGAACCAGTTCGTCGGCTGTAACTGCGGCATCATGGATCAGCTGATTTCGGCGCTGGGCAAAAAAGGCCACGCGCTGCTGATCGACTGCCGCTCGCTGGGCACCAAAGCGGTCAGCCTGCCAAAAGGCGCGGCGGTGATCATCATTAACAGTAATTTCAAACGCACTCTGGTGGGCAGCGAGTACAACACCCGCCGCGAACAGTGTGAAACCGGCGCGCGCTTCTTCCAGCAGTCCGCGCTGCGTGACGTCTCGCTCACCGAGTTCAATAAAGTGGCCCACGAGCTGGATCCGGTGGTGGCGAAACGCGTGCGTCACGTCCTGACCGAAAACGCCCGTACCGTGGAAGCGGCAACCGCGCTGGAAAAAGGCGATCTGCGCCGGATGGGCGAGCTGATGGCCGAGTCCCATGCCTCCATGCGCGATGACTTCGAAATCACCGTCCCGCAGATCGACACCCTGGTGGAGATTGTTAAAGCGGCGATTGGCCAACAGGGCGGCGTGCGTATGACCGGGGGCGGCTTCGGCGGCTGCGTAGTGGCGCTGGTGCCGGAGGCGTTAGTCCCGGTAGTTCAGCAAGCGGTTGAGCAGCAGTATGAAGCCAAAACCGGCATCAAAGAGACCTTCTATGTTTGCAACGCCTCACAAGGAGCTGGCCAGTGCTAA
- the gpmA gene encoding 2,3-diphosphoglycerate-dependent phosphoglycerate mutase, with product MAVTKLVLVRHGESQWNNENRFTGWYDVDLSEKGVGEAKAAGKLLKDEGFSFDFAYTSVLKRAIHTLWNVLDELDQAWLPVEKSWKLNERHYGALQGLNKAETAEKYGDEQVKQWRRGFAVTPPELTKDDERYPGHDPRYAKLTDAELPQTESLALTIDRVVPYWNETILPRLKSGERVIIAAHGNSLRALVKYLDNMGEDEILELNIPTGVPLVYEFDENFKPIKHYYLGNADEIAAKAAAVANQGKAK from the coding sequence ATGGCTGTAACTAAGCTGGTTCTGGTACGTCATGGCGAAAGCCAGTGGAACAACGAAAACCGTTTTACCGGTTGGTATGATGTTGACCTGTCCGAGAAAGGCGTTGGCGAAGCGAAAGCGGCGGGTAAACTGCTGAAAGACGAAGGCTTCAGCTTCGATTTTGCGTATACCTCCGTGCTGAAACGTGCCATCCACACCCTGTGGAACGTGCTGGACGAACTGGATCAGGCCTGGCTGCCGGTTGAGAAATCCTGGAAACTGAACGAGCGTCACTACGGTGCGCTGCAGGGTCTGAACAAAGCAGAAACCGCAGAAAAATACGGTGACGAGCAGGTTAAGCAGTGGCGTCGCGGCTTCGCGGTAACACCACCAGAGCTGACCAAAGATGACGAGCGCTACCCGGGCCACGACCCGCGTTACGCGAAACTGACCGATGCAGAACTGCCACAGACCGAAAGCCTGGCGCTGACCATCGATCGCGTTGTGCCTTACTGGAACGAAACCATCCTGCCACGCCTGAAAAGCGGCGAGCGCGTGATCATCGCGGCTCACGGTAACTCCCTGCGTGCGCTGGTGAAATACCTGGACAACATGGGCGAAGACGAAATCCTCGAACTGAACATCCCAACCGGCGTGCCGCTGGTATACGAGTTCGACGAAAACTTCAAACCAATCAAACACTACTATCTGGGTAACGCTGACGAAATCGCGGCTAAAGCGGCGGCCGTTGCGAACCAGGGTAAAGCCAAGTAA
- the galM gene encoding galactose-1-epimerase, with translation MLNETPVLAPDGLPYRLLTLRNGAGMVVTLMDWGATLLSARVPMRDGSVRETLLGCASPEQYPEQTAFLGASVGRYANRIAKSRFELDGVGYALLPSQGENQLHGGPDGFDKRRWRIAQQNDSEALLTLHSPDGDQGFPGNCETSVHYRLTEDNRIAITYRATVDKPCPVNLTNHAYFNLDGDCSDVRNHRLQLLALRYLPVDEMGIPQEGLKAVADTSFDFRTTKAIAQDFLADDDQRKVKGYDHAFLLDAQGDLSQPAAHLWSADEKLQMTVYTTAPALQFYSGNFLDGTPAREDGEYRAWQGLALESEFLPDSPNHAEWPQPDCILRPGEEYLSVTEYQFTAQ, from the coding sequence GTGCTAAACGAAACCCCTGTTCTCGCCCCTGACGGCCTGCCGTACCGCCTGTTAACCCTGCGCAACGGCGCGGGGATGGTGGTGACGCTCATGGACTGGGGCGCTACGCTGCTTTCCGCCCGCGTCCCGATGCGCGACGGCAGCGTGCGTGAGACCCTGCTCGGCTGCGCATCGCCTGAGCAATACCCTGAACAAACCGCGTTCCTTGGCGCGTCGGTGGGCCGTTATGCCAACCGCATCGCCAAAAGCCGCTTTGAGCTGGACGGCGTGGGCTATGCGCTGCTGCCAAGCCAGGGCGAAAACCAGCTGCATGGCGGCCCGGACGGCTTCGACAAGCGTCGCTGGCGCATTGCGCAGCAGAACGATAGCGAAGCGCTGCTGACTCTCCACTCCCCGGATGGCGATCAGGGCTTCCCCGGCAACTGCGAGACGAGCGTCCATTATCGCTTAACGGAAGATAACCGGATCGCCATTACCTACCGCGCCACGGTGGATAAGCCCTGCCCGGTCAACCTGACCAACCACGCTTACTTCAACCTCGACGGCGACTGCAGCGACGTGCGTAACCACAGACTGCAACTTCTGGCCCTGCGCTATCTGCCAGTCGATGAAATGGGGATCCCGCAGGAAGGGTTGAAAGCGGTAGCAGACACCAGCTTTGATTTCCGCACCACCAAAGCGATTGCCCAGGATTTCCTGGCGGATGACGATCAGCGCAAGGTGAAAGGTTACGATCATGCGTTCCTGCTCGATGCTCAGGGCGATCTGAGCCAGCCTGCGGCGCACCTGTGGTCTGCCGATGAAAAGCTGCAGATGACGGTCTACACCACCGCCCCTGCCCTGCAATTCTATTCCGGTAACTTCCTCGACGGCACGCCGGCGCGGGAAGATGGTGAATACCGTGCCTGGCAAGGCCTGGCGCTGGAAAGCGAGTTTCTGCCGGACAGCCCGAACCACGCGGAATGGCCGCAGCCCGACTGCATTCTGCGCCCGGGGGAAGAGTACCTCAGCGTCACGGAATATCAGTTTACTGCGCAATAA